The Paracoccus sediminicola genome has a segment encoding these proteins:
- a CDS encoding acetolactate synthase large subunit, whose protein sequence is MNGAENLLRSLHGAGVDVCFANPGTSEMQFVDALDRTRLMHCVLGLFEGVVTGAADGYARMARKPAVTLLHLAPGLANAGANLHNARKARTPILNLVGDHARRHLRYEAPLTADVPGTAAVFSDWVRTVRSTETIAGDAMDALAAAWGHPGQISTLIIPADVGWDEGGNMEPAERAAAAQPRALDADVLRRAAASLGPDAVILCGGGVLESPEALKRLSDVGATTGAEVMASGPLRRAERGAGHFELPRIPYPVDDALNVLSRFRRAVLIEALPPVAFFAYPDRPSLLLPKDCDVLPLADFDQDGPAAVLALAEEIGAKRRPLPATTPCEPPASGPMDDAALSTAIAAALPEGAIVVDESLTSANSVAARSTGAPPMSWLAITGGAIGIGIPLATGAAVACRDRPVISLQADGSAMYTLQALWTQAREELNVTTIIFANHGYQILKHELFKVGANPGPEALNMLELNRPELNFVELARGMGVAGKRVTDPRDLYETIRNVSTEPGPFLIEVML, encoded by the coding sequence ATGAACGGCGCAGAGAACTTGCTCAGAAGCCTGCACGGCGCAGGCGTGGACGTGTGTTTCGCCAATCCCGGCACTTCGGAGATGCAATTCGTCGATGCGCTCGACCGCACTCGCCTGATGCATTGTGTCCTCGGCCTTTTCGAAGGGGTGGTGACCGGCGCGGCGGATGGCTATGCGCGTATGGCCCGCAAGCCTGCCGTGACCCTGCTGCATCTCGCGCCCGGCCTCGCCAATGCCGGGGCCAACCTGCACAACGCCCGCAAGGCGCGCACACCGATCCTGAACCTCGTCGGCGACCACGCGAGGCGGCACCTGCGCTACGAAGCACCCCTGACCGCCGATGTACCGGGCACCGCGGCGGTGTTTTCCGATTGGGTGCGCACTGTCCGCTCGACCGAAACCATCGCCGGGGATGCGATGGACGCGCTTGCGGCCGCCTGGGGCCACCCGGGCCAGATCTCCACCCTGATCATTCCCGCCGATGTCGGTTGGGACGAAGGCGGCAACATGGAGCCCGCGGAGCGGGCAGCGGCGGCGCAGCCGCGCGCGCTTGACGCGGACGTGCTTCGCCGTGCCGCAGCCTCGCTGGGGCCGGATGCGGTGATTCTCTGCGGCGGCGGCGTGCTGGAATCGCCCGAGGCCCTGAAGCGGTTGTCGGACGTCGGCGCCACGACGGGGGCCGAGGTTATGGCCTCGGGACCGCTGCGCCGAGCCGAACGCGGCGCGGGCCATTTTGAGCTGCCGCGCATCCCCTACCCTGTCGACGATGCGCTGAACGTGTTGTCACGGTTCCGCCGCGCCGTGCTGATCGAGGCGCTGCCCCCCGTGGCCTTCTTCGCCTATCCCGACCGGCCCAGCCTGCTCTTGCCCAAAGATTGCGACGTGCTGCCGCTGGCTGATTTCGATCAGGATGGCCCCGCTGCCGTCTTGGCGCTCGCCGAGGAGATCGGCGCCAAACGCCGACCGCTCCCCGCCACCACGCCCTGCGAGCCGCCGGCCTCGGGGCCGATGGACGACGCGGCGCTTTCGACCGCTATCGCGGCGGCCCTGCCAGAGGGTGCCATCGTGGTGGACGAAAGCCTGACTAGCGCTAATTCGGTGGCTGCGCGTTCGACCGGGGCCCCGCCGATGTCCTGGCTGGCGATCACTGGCGGGGCCATTGGCATAGGTATCCCGCTGGCCACCGGCGCCGCCGTCGCCTGCCGCGACCGCCCAGTGATCAGTTTGCAAGCGGACGGTTCGGCCATGTACACGCTCCAAGCGCTCTGGACCCAAGCGCGCGAGGAATTGAACGTGACCACGATCATCTTCGCCAATCACGGTTACCAGATCCTGAAGCACGAGCTTTTCAAGGTCGGCGCGAACCCCGGGCCCGAGGCGCTGAACATGCTGGAACTGAACCGCCCGGAGCTGAACTTCGTCGAGCTTGCCCGCGGCATGGGCGTGGCCGGCAAGCGCGTCACCGATCCGCGAGATCTCTACGAGACGATCAGGAACGTGAGCACGGAGCCGGGGCCGTTCCTGATCGAGGTCATGCTCTGA
- a CDS encoding ABC transporter ATP-binding protein has product MTDPVLSVANLSKDFPLSRGMFRRDKLVVRAVSDISFDLGRGETLAIVGESGCGKSTLGRSLLRLIEPSAGTVKLGPDEVTAMSTAELRAARRRMQIIFQDPFGSLNPRMTVRETLTEPLLLHGLAEAGTLDSKVDEVLSLSGLSRFHAERYPHEFSGGQRQRVGIARALATRPEVIVCDEPVSALDVSLQAQIINLLQDLQREFGLAYVFISHDLSVVRHIADRIAVMYLGRFVEEAPAEAVFTAPLHPYTQSLIKAVPLPDPSAHRHPSELRGDMPSALAAPPGCAFHPRCPMATELCRRSRPEKRKIEETAVACHHAEAAAARQAPAPRLDSGNLARRLAVLRAAKEQREPATAGQ; this is encoded by the coding sequence ATGACCGATCCCGTCCTGAGCGTCGCGAACCTTTCGAAGGATTTCCCTCTCTCGCGGGGCATGTTCCGCCGCGACAAGCTGGTGGTGCGCGCGGTGAGCGATATCAGCTTCGATCTTGGACGCGGCGAAACCTTGGCGATCGTGGGCGAGTCGGGCTGCGGCAAGTCTACGCTCGGCCGCTCGCTCTTGCGTCTGATCGAGCCCTCCGCTGGCACCGTCAAGCTTGGCCCGGACGAGGTCACCGCGATGTCCACCGCAGAGCTCCGCGCCGCTCGGCGCCGGATGCAGATCATCTTTCAAGACCCCTTCGGTTCGCTGAACCCAAGAATGACGGTGCGCGAAACATTGACCGAGCCGCTTCTACTACATGGGCTTGCCGAAGCCGGGACGCTGGATTCCAAGGTCGACGAGGTCCTCTCACTCTCGGGCCTGTCGCGTTTTCACGCCGAACGCTACCCCCACGAGTTTTCCGGCGGCCAGCGCCAGCGCGTGGGCATCGCACGGGCCTTGGCGACCCGCCCCGAGGTGATCGTTTGCGACGAGCCGGTCTCGGCGCTTGACGTTTCCTTGCAGGCGCAGATCATCAACCTGCTGCAGGACCTGCAACGCGAATTTGGGCTCGCCTATGTATTCATCAGCCACGACCTCAGCGTGGTGCGCCACATCGCCGACCGCATCGCGGTGATGTATTTGGGCCGCTTCGTGGAAGAGGCACCGGCTGAGGCGGTTTTCACAGCGCCATTGCATCCCTATACCCAATCCCTAATCAAGGCGGTTCCACTGCCCGACCCGAGCGCGCACCGCCATCCGTCGGAATTGCGGGGCGACATGCCGTCGGCCCTCGCGGCGCCCCCCGGGTGCGCCTTCCACCCGAGATGCCCGATGGCCACAGAGCTTTGCCGCCGGTCGCGCCCGGAGAAGCGCAAGATAGAGGAGACCGCAGTGGCCTGCCACCATGCCGAAGCCGCCGCCGCCCGGCAAGCGCCGGCGCCAAGGCTCGACAGCGGCAACCTGGCCCGGCGCTTGGCCGTACTGCGCGCCGCTAAGGAACAACGAGAGCCTGCCACCGCGGGCCAATAG
- a CDS encoding ABC transporter substrate-binding protein produces the protein MTPLRRLLTATALTALAAPLAAQELTIVREVDSNNYDPHKTTARAAAEALFMLGDTLVSLEPDMQTVTDGLAERWEVSDDGLVYTFHLKEGVQFCNGREMTAEDVVYSMKRWIDPETNSPVSWRAGDVADVVALDDRTVEYRLEQPFSELLYQLTQSFATVIAKETVEELGEDFGVNGFVGTGPFCWESWTPRDKMVMTRHEGYNWGPAFYENDGAAHMAKITWQIVPEENTRTVALVTGQSEATQYVPAIALQQLRDTPGVSVQQSDNAFWTYFMGFKIDKETVSDPAVRQAMNLAVSQEALAEDLMFGEVEPAYSYVSQAALDWNSAIDDKLLRHDPEKAKSLLDAAGWTPGPDGVRAKDGVELRPTAYVFAGSGWQKISEFVQAELLKIGVAMDIQAFDATVAWGKLATQEFDVFGMSYPYVSSGDALNLYFRSQNMPTPNRMNWNDPETDELLQTGKTALSDTDRAAAYGKVLEKVHSAAVWLPLYHEPMFIAQSDMLEPIQPHNNYGAGFYKGLDLKYKE, from the coding sequence ATGACGCCACTGAGAAGACTGCTTACCGCAACCGCCCTCACGGCCCTCGCCGCCCCGCTCGCAGCGCAGGAGCTGACCATCGTGCGCGAAGTCGACAGCAACAATTACGATCCGCACAAGACCACCGCCCGCGCCGCCGCCGAGGCCCTTTTCATGCTCGGCGACACGCTGGTCTCGCTCGAGCCCGACATGCAGACCGTGACCGACGGGCTGGCCGAACGCTGGGAAGTCTCGGATGACGGGCTGGTTTATACGTTTCACCTCAAGGAGGGCGTGCAGTTCTGCAACGGCCGCGAGATGACCGCCGAGGACGTGGTCTATTCGATGAAGCGCTGGATCGATCCCGAGACGAATTCGCCGGTCTCATGGCGCGCCGGCGACGTCGCCGATGTAGTGGCACTGGACGATCGCACGGTGGAGTATCGTCTCGAACAGCCGTTTTCCGAACTGCTCTATCAGCTTACCCAGAGCTTCGCGACGGTGATCGCCAAGGAAACCGTCGAAGAACTGGGCGAGGATTTCGGCGTCAACGGTTTCGTCGGCACTGGCCCATTCTGCTGGGAAAGCTGGACCCCGCGCGACAAGATGGTGATGACCCGCCACGAGGGCTACAATTGGGGGCCGGCGTTCTACGAGAACGACGGCGCTGCCCATATGGCCAAGATCACCTGGCAGATAGTGCCTGAAGAGAATACCCGCACCGTCGCGCTGGTTACCGGCCAATCCGAGGCCACGCAGTACGTGCCCGCCATCGCCCTGCAACAGCTCCGCGACACGCCGGGGGTCTCGGTACAGCAGTCCGACAACGCTTTCTGGACCTATTTCATGGGGTTCAAGATCGACAAGGAAACCGTCTCGGACCCGGCTGTGCGGCAGGCCATGAACCTTGCCGTCAGCCAGGAAGCCCTAGCCGAAGACCTGATGTTCGGCGAAGTGGAGCCGGCCTATAGCTACGTCTCGCAGGCCGCGCTGGATTGGAACAGCGCTATTGACGACAAGCTGCTGCGCCATGACCCTGAAAAGGCCAAGTCGCTGCTCGACGCAGCCGGCTGGACGCCCGGTCCGGATGGTGTGCGCGCCAAGGACGGGGTCGAGCTGCGGCCCACGGCCTATGTTTTCGCGGGCTCTGGCTGGCAGAAGATCTCGGAATTCGTGCAGGCCGAACTGCTCAAGATCGGCGTCGCCATGGATATTCAGGCCTTCGATGCGACCGTCGCCTGGGGCAAGCTTGCGACGCAGGAGTTCGACGTCTTCGGGATGAGCTATCCTTACGTCTCTTCCGGCGATGCGCTTAATCTCTACTTCCGCTCCCAGAACATGCCGACGCCGAACCGGATGAACTGGAATGACCCCGAGACTGACGAACTGCTGCAGACAGGCAAGACTGCCCTTTCGGACACGGACCGCGCAGCGGCCTACGGCAAGGTTTTGGAAAAGGTGCATAGCGCCGCCGTCTGGCTGCCGCTCTATCACGAGCCCATGTTCATCGCGCAATCCGATATGCTCGAGCCGATCCAGCCGCACAACAATTACGGCGCTGGTTTCTACAAGGGTCTCGATCTCAAATACAAGGAATGA
- a CDS encoding IS110 family transposase: MKLFVGLDVSLEKTAICVISEHGKIVREAQAASEPEALARWIGHLEGTIAVVGLEAGPLSQWLHRGMTEAGLSVVLMETRQVKGALKAMPIKTDRRDAEGIARLLHLGWFRPVHCKSVSAQEVRALLSARKAVQQGFITLELSLRGLLRNFGLKVGAISRGRFEHRIRELTVDNPMLFAATEPMLRARASLRQELAGLERRVRQLAQDDPVCRRLMSMPGVGAVVALTYRSAVDDPSRFTSSKKVGPWVGLTPSRNQSGERDISGGITKAGDVNLRRALCQAATVMMHRGRSTWLRTWAVQVARRRGAKRAMVALARRISVILHRIWTDGTTFRSEIEVPQAA, translated from the coding sequence ATGAAGCTGTTTGTCGGACTGGACGTGTCGCTGGAGAAGACCGCGATCTGCGTCATCAGCGAGCATGGGAAGATCGTGAGAGAGGCGCAGGCGGCCAGCGAGCCGGAGGCGCTGGCGCGCTGGATTGGGCACTTGGAGGGCACCATCGCGGTCGTCGGTCTCGAAGCCGGCCCCCTGTCGCAATGGCTGCATCGTGGCATGACCGAGGCGGGCCTGAGTGTGGTGCTGATGGAGACCCGGCAGGTGAAGGGTGCCCTGAAGGCGATGCCGATCAAGACGGACCGACGGGATGCCGAGGGCATTGCGCGCCTGCTTCATCTCGGCTGGTTCCGGCCCGTCCATTGCAAATCCGTCTCGGCGCAGGAAGTGCGGGCTCTGCTCAGTGCCCGCAAAGCCGTGCAGCAGGGCTTTATCACTCTGGAGCTGTCATTGCGTGGACTGCTGCGGAACTTCGGGCTGAAGGTCGGCGCGATCTCCCGCGGCAGGTTCGAGCACCGCATCCGAGAGCTGACGGTAGACAACCCGATGCTGTTCGCCGCGACCGAGCCGATGCTGCGAGCGCGGGCATCCCTTCGACAGGAGCTTGCAGGATTGGAACGCCGGGTCCGTCAGTTGGCGCAAGACGACCCTGTCTGTCGCCGTCTGATGTCGATGCCGGGCGTGGGCGCGGTCGTGGCGCTGACCTACCGTTCCGCAGTTGATGACCCCTCGCGGTTCACGTCGTCGAAGAAGGTCGGGCCATGGGTCGGCCTCACGCCTTCACGCAACCAGTCAGGCGAACGCGACATCTCCGGCGGGATCACCAAAGCAGGGGACGTCAACCTGCGGCGTGCGCTGTGCCAGGCGGCGACGGTCATGATGCATCGTGGTCGCTCGACGTGGCTGAGAACATGGGCAGTGCAGGTCGCGCGCCGTCGTGGCGCAAAACGGGCCATGGTCGCCCTTGCCCGGCGCATCAGCGTGATCCTGCACCGGATATGGACTGACGGCACAACCTTCCGATCCGAGATTGAGGTTCCGCAAGCAGCCTGA
- a CDS encoding ABC transporter ATP-binding protein: MSPLLTVTDLQVGFQDRGRIMRAVDGVSLSVDRGRTLGVVGESGCGKSVTSLAVMGLVPQPPGVIRGGEITFDGQDLLALSPREMRALRGGRIGMIFQEPMTSLNPVYTCGEQIAETLRAHGTTRPDAARKRAIELLDLVGLPSPARRVDDYPHQLSGGQRQRVMIAIALANDPDLLIADEPTTALDVTIQSQILQLMKDLQDRTGMAIMLVTHDLGVVAETCDDVVVMYAGLVVERAPTVRLYADPQHPYTIGLMAAVPRISDKADRLETIDGTLPPPWAQIPGCRFAPRCPLASDKCRSMPPPMREIGPGHEVACWYAPIEERSLAQ; this comes from the coding sequence ATGAGCCCACTTCTGACCGTGACGGACCTTCAGGTCGGCTTTCAGGACCGCGGTCGCATCATGCGCGCGGTGGATGGGGTCAGCCTTTCGGTCGACCGGGGACGCACGCTCGGTGTCGTGGGTGAATCCGGCTGCGGCAAATCAGTGACCTCCCTCGCGGTGATGGGGCTGGTACCGCAGCCCCCAGGTGTGATCCGCGGGGGCGAGATCACCTTTGATGGGCAGGACTTGCTGGCGCTGTCGCCGCGTGAGATGCGCGCGCTGCGTGGCGGCCGGATCGGGATGATCTTTCAAGAACCTATGACCAGCCTGAACCCCGTCTATACCTGTGGCGAGCAGATCGCTGAGACGCTGCGCGCCCATGGAACCACCCGGCCGGACGCGGCCCGCAAGCGGGCGATCGAACTCTTGGATCTTGTCGGCCTGCCCTCGCCCGCCAGAAGGGTTGACGATTATCCGCACCAGCTTTCGGGCGGGCAGCGCCAGCGGGTGATGATTGCCATCGCGCTTGCCAATGACCCCGACCTACTGATCGCCGACGAGCCGACAACCGCGCTCGACGTGACCATTCAGTCCCAGATTCTGCAGTTAATGAAGGACCTGCAGGACCGCACCGGCATGGCGATCATGCTGGTGACCCATGATCTCGGCGTGGTGGCCGAGACGTGCGACGACGTAGTGGTGATGTATGCCGGGCTGGTAGTGGAACGCGCCCCGACCGTCCGGCTCTACGCCGACCCCCAGCATCCCTATACCATCGGCCTGATGGCTGCCGTGCCGCGGATCAGCGACAAGGCCGACCGGCTCGAGACCATTGACGGCACACTGCCCCCGCCATGGGCGCAGATCCCCGGCTGCCGCTTCGCGCCGCGATGTCCTCTGGCCTCAGATAAATGTCGCAGCATGCCGCCACCGATGCGCGAAATCGGCCCGGGACATGAGGTCGCCTGCTGGTACGCCCCCATCGAAGAAAGGAGCCTCGCGCAATGA
- a CDS encoding GNAT family N-acetyltransferase, translated as MNRFSVEAADPRDPELDLLFARHSEFCHADTPPESMHMMDRADLAAPGIRFLILRGEEAPLAMGALKSLGDGTVELKSMHVLEEARASGAARHMLGALIDAARGMGATAICLETGAQPSFAPARAFYGRAGFAACGPFGSYDEDPMSLFMRLEISAKGEALSG; from the coding sequence TTGAACAGATTCAGCGTCGAGGCTGCCGATCCGCGTGATCCGGAACTGGACCTGCTGTTTGCGCGCCACAGCGAATTCTGCCACGCCGACACGCCGCCGGAATCCATGCATATGATGGATCGCGCCGATCTGGCCGCGCCGGGTATCCGTTTCCTCATATTGCGCGGTGAGGAGGCTCCGCTGGCGATGGGGGCGCTGAAGTCGCTTGGCGATGGCACGGTCGAGTTGAAATCCATGCATGTGCTGGAAGAGGCGCGCGCCAGCGGCGCGGCGCGGCACATGCTCGGCGCGCTGATCGACGCGGCCCGCGGCATGGGCGCAACCGCGATTTGTCTGGAGACAGGTGCGCAACCCAGCTTTGCCCCGGCGCGGGCGTTTTACGGGCGGGCCGGGTTTGCGGCTTGCGGGCCTTTCGGAAGTTACGATGAAGATCCGATGAGTCTTTTCATGCGGCTCGAAATCTCTGCGAAGGGCGAGGCGCTATCCGGCTAG
- a CDS encoding amidohydrolase family protein → MGATTTTVIRNAEWIVAWNSDIGRHEYLQSEDVVFRDDRILQVGGHFNGHFDREIDGRGRLVSPGLVNIHSHPLSEPMNKGFLDELGSPALYMSSLYEFMPLFRPDADGTTACTEVALSELLLSGVTTLTDLSIPYDNWIDLLDRSGLRAVLAPMYRSARWFTKNGHVVEYEWDARAGRDAMGEAMQVIDKANAHPSGRLSGMVSPSQIDTCTADLIRDSFDEAQSRGLPFQIHAAQSVVEFHEITRRHGRTPLEWLHDLGVLRQGAIIGHGIFLNSHSSLHWPEADDFSLLRDSGAAVAHCPTVFQRRGISMQSVGRYIRGGIPVGIGTDTYPHNMLEEMRHALINSRLMSGNPFDLRTHDIFDAATIGGAAILGRDDIGRLAPGMKADLFMADVTHPAMRPLRDPLRSLIYVAAERAVRDVFVDGRQVVSDGKVAAFDLSDATARLEEAQRRAEECFTGLDFAGRHPRDVSPLTYSVAG, encoded by the coding sequence ATGGGCGCCACAACAACCACCGTCATCCGCAACGCCGAGTGGATCGTTGCATGGAACAGCGACATTGGCCGCCACGAATACCTGCAAAGCGAGGACGTGGTGTTCCGTGACGACCGCATCCTGCAGGTGGGTGGCCATTTCAACGGCCATTTCGACCGCGAGATCGATGGCCGCGGGCGACTGGTATCGCCAGGGTTGGTGAACATACACTCGCATCCGCTGTCTGAGCCGATGAACAAGGGTTTCCTCGACGAATTGGGCAGTCCCGCGCTTTACATGAGCTCGCTCTATGAATTCATGCCCCTTTTTCGCCCCGACGCGGACGGCACCACAGCCTGTACCGAGGTGGCGCTGTCGGAACTGTTGCTCTCGGGCGTGACCACACTCACCGACCTTTCGATCCCCTATGATAACTGGATCGACCTTCTGGACCGATCCGGCCTGCGCGCGGTCTTGGCGCCGATGTACCGCTCGGCGCGCTGGTTTACCAAGAACGGTCATGTCGTCGAATATGAATGGGACGCACGGGCCGGGCGCGATGCCATGGGCGAAGCGATGCAGGTCATAGACAAGGCCAACGCACATCCCTCGGGGCGGCTCTCGGGCATGGTCTCGCCCTCGCAGATCGACACCTGCACCGCCGACCTGATCCGCGACAGCTTTGACGAGGCGCAGTCGCGCGGCCTGCCGTTCCAGATCCACGCCGCCCAGTCGGTTGTCGAGTTCCATGAGATCACCCGCCGTCATGGCCGCACACCGCTGGAGTGGCTGCATGATCTCGGCGTGCTGAGACAGGGCGCGATCATCGGCCATGGAATCTTCCTCAACAGCCATTCCTCGCTGCATTGGCCCGAGGCTGACGATTTCTCTCTGCTGCGCGACAGCGGTGCTGCAGTCGCGCATTGCCCTACAGTATTCCAACGACGCGGCATCTCGATGCAATCGGTCGGGCGCTACATCCGCGGCGGTATTCCGGTCGGGATCGGTACCGATACCTACCCGCACAACATGCTCGAAGAGATGCGCCATGCGCTGATCAACTCGCGGCTGATGTCCGGCAACCCCTTCGATCTGCGCACCCATGATATCTTCGATGCCGCCACCATTGGCGGCGCGGCGATCCTGGGACGGGACGACATCGGCCGTCTCGCGCCCGGCATGAAGGCGGACCTCTTTATGGCCGACGTGACCCACCCGGCGATGCGGCCCCTGCGCGACCCGCTTCGCTCGCTGATCTATGTAGCGGCCGAACGCGCAGTGCGTGACGTCTTTGTCGACGGACGTCAGGTGGTCAGCGACGGCAAGGTCGCGGCCTTCGACCTTTCCGACGCCACCGCCCGCCTGGAAGAGGCGCAGCGCCGGGCCGAGGAGTGTTTCACCGGGCTCGACTTTGCTGGACGGCACCCACGCGACGTCTCACCGCTGACCTACTCGGTCGCCGGATGA
- a CDS encoding Hint domain-containing protein produces the protein MDNASRSRSADWLLTGCDPVPVPPPSAQEAPPQHALTLAHSDAARIGGDALILTTRGEMRADQLCRGMQIVTLDDGPQPLRWVGRQPEDASRLAAAPEMLPIRIRAGALGPDTPCADLLVSQQHRILVRSRIAERIFGAAEVLVTARQLCQLPGIDIADDVTRIDYVHLLLDAHQILRANGAWAESLRTPHQLPGSTDPAALAEIFALCPELRQMQERPPARTLASGRMGRRLAVRHLQNRKPLFQHR, from the coding sequence ATGGATAACGCCAGCAGATCGCGCTCCGCTGATTGGCTGCTGACCGGCTGCGACCCCGTGCCGGTCCCGCCACCTTCGGCACAAGAGGCGCCCCCGCAGCATGCTCTGACCCTTGCCCATTCAGACGCGGCACGTATCGGGGGGGACGCGCTGATCCTCACCACCCGCGGAGAGATGCGGGCCGATCAGCTTTGCCGGGGCATGCAGATCGTGACGCTGGATGACGGGCCGCAGCCGCTTCGCTGGGTCGGGCGGCAGCCGGAGGACGCGTCGCGGCTGGCCGCTGCGCCCGAGATGCTTCCCATCCGCATCCGCGCCGGTGCGCTTGGTCCGGACACGCCATGCGCCGATCTTCTGGTTTCGCAGCAGCACCGCATCCTCGTGCGCTCGCGGATCGCCGAGCGGATCTTCGGCGCTGCCGAGGTGCTGGTCACGGCGCGTCAGCTTTGTCAGCTGCCGGGCATCGACATCGCCGATGATGTTACGCGGATCGACTATGTCCATCTTCTGCTTGATGCGCATCAGATCCTGCGCGCGAACGGGGCATGGGCCGAGTCGCTGCGCACCCCGCACCAGTTGCCGGGCTCGACCGATCCGGCCGCGCTGGCCGAGATCTTCGCGCTGTGTCCCGAACTGCGCCAGATGCAGGAGCGCCCGCCCGCGCGGACCCTCGCTTCGGGACGTATGGGCAGAAGACTCGCCGTGCGGCATCTGCAAAACCGCAAGCCGCTCTTTCAGCATCGCTAG